In Phenylobacterium hankyongense, the sequence TGACGAGCTGCTCGGCCAGTTGATCGGGGGTCAGCCCCCGGACGTCGTCGATCTTCATCACGCGTGCTCCGCGACAGCGGCGTCGATGCGGGTGACGATGCGGGTCTTCACCGGAAGCTTGGCCGCGCCGAGGCGCAGGGCTTCACGGGCCACATCGTCCGGCACGCCGTCGATTTCGAACATGATCCGGCCCGGGTGGACGCGGGCGGCCCAGTATTCGACCGAGCCCTTGCCCTTGCCCATCCGCACTTCGGCCGGCTTGTCGGACACCGGAACGTCCGGGAAGATCCGGATCCACACCCGGCCCTGACGCTTCATCTGACGCGTGATCGCCCGGCGAGCGGCTTCGATCTGGCGCGCGGTGATCCGCTCGGGCTCCACCGACTTCAGCCCATGGGAGCCGAAGTTCAGCGAGAAGCCGCCCTTGGCGACCCCGTGGATCTTGCCCTTGAACTGCTTGCGGTACTTGGTCTTTTTCGGGGACAGCATGCTTCAGACCCTTAAGCGTTCTGATCGCGCCGGTCGCGGCGCGGGCCGCGGTCGGGACGATCGCCGCGTTCACGGCCGCCACCTTCGCCGGCCGGGCCGCTCTCACTGGCCAGGCGCTTGTCGAGGGCCATCGGGTCGTGCTCGAGCACTTCGCCTTTGAACACCCAGCACTTCACGCCGATGATGCCGTACGTCGTCTTGGCTTCGGTGAAGCCGTAGTCGATGTCGGCGCGCAGGGTGTGACGCGGCACCCGGCCCTCATGGTAGGACTCGGTGCGGGCGATTTCCGCGCCGCCGAGGCGGCCGGCGACCTCGAGGCGCATGCCCTTGGCGCCCAGACGCATGCCGCTCTGCAGCGACCGCTTCATGGCGCGACGGAAGGCGATGCGGCGCTCGAGCTGCTGGGCGATGTTCTCGGCCACCAGCTGGGCGTCGGTCTCGGGCTTGCGGATCTCGACGATGTTCAGGTGAACCTCGCCGTCCGTCATCGCCGCGATATCCTTGCGCAGCTTGTCGATGTCCGCGCCCTTCTTGCCGATGATCACGCCGGGGCGCGCGGCATAGATGGTGATGCGGCACTTCTTGTGCGGACGCTCGATGATGATCCGCGACACGCCGGCCTGGTACAGGCGCTTCTTCAGGTTACGACGGACCTTGATGTCCTCGTGCAGAAGCTTGCCGTAGTCGGCGCCGTCGGCGAACCAACGGCTGTCCCAGGTGCGGTTGATGCCGAGGCGAAGCCCGACCGGATTTACTTTTTGACCCATTAGGCGGCCTCACCCAGTTCACGGACCACGATGGTGATCTCGGAGAACGGCTTTTCGATACGCGAAGCCCGGCCCCGCGCACGGGCGGAGAAGCGCTTCATCACCAGGTTCTTGCCCACGAACGCCTCGGCCACGACCAGCGAGTCGATGTCGAGGTTGTGGTTGTTCTCGGCGTTGGAGATCGCCGAGTAGAGCGCCTTGCGCACGTCCTTGGCGATCCGCTTGTGGCTGAATTCCAGCTCGTTCAGCGCCCGCTGGACCTTGAGGCCGCGGATCGACTGGGCGACCAGGTTCAGCTTGCGGGCGCTGGTCCGAAGCGTGCGCACCTTGCACATCGCCTCGATGCCGGCCAGCCGGCGAGCTTTAGCTTGCTTGGCCATGCTACTTCCTCTTGGCCTTCTTGTCGGCCGCGTGACCGGGGAAGAAGCGGGTGGGTGCGAACTCGCCCAGCTTCATGCCGACCATGTCTTCGGAGACCAGCACGGGAACGTGCTTCTGGCCGTTGTGCACGCCGAACGTGAGACCCACGAACTGCGGCATGATGGTGGAGCGGCGCGACCAGGTCTTGATCACGTCCTTCCGGCCGGAACCTTGGGCGGTTTCGGCCTTCTTGAGCAGGTATCCGTCGACGAACGGACCTTTCCAGACAGAGCGGGTCATGCCTTAGCGAGCCTTCCTGGCGTGACGCGAGCGGATGATGAACTTATCCGTCGCCTTGTTCTTGCGGGTCTTGCTGCCCTTGGTCGGCTTGCCCGAGGGGCTCACCGGGTGACGGCCACCGGAGGTGCGGCCTTCGCCGCCGCCGTGCGGGTGGTCGACCGGGTTCATGGCGACGCCGCGCACGTGCGGGCGGAAGCCCATGTGACGCCGGCGACCGGCCTTGCCGAGCACTTCGTTCATGTGGTCGGGGTTGGACACCGCGCCCACCGTGGCCATGCAGCTGTCCGGCACCATCCGCAGCTCGCCCGAGTTCAGGCGGATCTGCGCGTAGCCGGCGTCGCGGCCGACCAGCTGGGCGTAGGTCCCGGCGGAGCGGGCGACCTGGCCGCCCTTCAGGGGCTTCAGCTCGACGTTGTGGATGATCGTGCCGATCGGCATGCCGCGAAGCGGCATGGCGTTGCCCGGCTTCACGTCCGCCTTCTCGGCGGCCACGACCTGGTCGCCGGCCTTCAGGCGCTGCGGGGCCAGGATGTAGGCCAGCTCGCCGTCGGCGTACTTGACCAGGGCGATGAAGGCCGACCGGTTGGGGTCGTACTCCAGGCGCTCGATCGTGCCGACGACGTCGAACTTGCGACGCTTGAAGTCGATGTTGCGATACAGGCGCTTGGCGCCGCCGCCGCGGAAACGCACCGCGATGCGACCGCCGCCGCCCCGGCCGCCCTTCTTGTTCAGACCCTCGACGAGGGACTTCACGGGCCCGCCCTTGTGGAGCTCGGACTTGTCGAC encodes:
- the rplP gene encoding 50S ribosomal protein L16, whose product is MLSPKKTKYRKQFKGKIHGVAKGGFSLNFGSHGLKSVEPERITARQIEAARRAITRQMKRQGRVWIRIFPDVPVSDKPAEVRMGKGKGSVEYWAARVHPGRIMFEIDGVPDDVAREALRLGAAKLPVKTRIVTRIDAAVAEHA
- the rpsC gene encoding 30S ribosomal protein S3; the protein is MGQKVNPVGLRLGINRTWDSRWFADGADYGKLLHEDIKVRRNLKKRLYQAGVSRIIIERPHKKCRITIYAARPGVIIGKKGADIDKLRKDIAAMTDGEVHLNIVEIRKPETDAQLVAENIAQQLERRIAFRRAMKRSLQSGMRLGAKGMRLEVAGRLGGAEIARTESYHEGRVPRHTLRADIDYGFTEAKTTYGIIGVKCWVFKGEVLEHDPMALDKRLASESGPAGEGGGRERGDRPDRGPRRDRRDQNA
- the rplV gene encoding 50S ribosomal protein L22 — encoded protein: MAKQAKARRLAGIEAMCKVRTLRTSARKLNLVAQSIRGLKVQRALNELEFSHKRIAKDVRKALYSAISNAENNHNLDIDSLVVAEAFVGKNLVMKRFSARARGRASRIEKPFSEITIVVRELGEAA
- the rpsS gene encoding 30S ribosomal protein S19, encoding MTRSVWKGPFVDGYLLKKAETAQGSGRKDVIKTWSRRSTIMPQFVGLTFGVHNGQKHVPVLVSEDMVGMKLGEFAPTRFFPGHAADKKAKRK
- the rplB gene encoding 50S ribosomal protein L2, producing the protein MALKHFNPTSPGRRQLVLVDKSELHKGGPVKSLVEGLNKKGGRGGGGRIAVRFRGGGAKRLYRNIDFKRRKFDVVGTIERLEYDPNRSAFIALVKYADGELAYILAPQRLKAGDQVVAAEKADVKPGNAMPLRGMPIGTIIHNVELKPLKGGQVARSAGTYAQLVGRDAGYAQIRLNSGELRMVPDSCMATVGAVSNPDHMNEVLGKAGRRRHMGFRPHVRGVAMNPVDHPHGGGEGRTSGGRHPVSPSGKPTKGSKTRKNKATDKFIIRSRHARKAR